acctaagtgtaaggccagacactatcaaacacttagaggaaaacgtaggcagaacactctatgacataaatcacagcaagatcctttttgacccacctcctagagaaacggaaataaaaaccaaaataaacaaatgggacctaatgaaacttaaaggttttgcacagcaaaggaaaccataaacaagaccagaagacaaccctcagaatgggagaaaatatttgcaatgaagcaacggacaaaggattaatctccaagatttacaagcagctcatgcagctcaataacataaaaacaaacaacccaatccaaaaatgggcagaagacctaaatagacatttctccaaagaagatatacagattgccaacagacacatgaaagaatgctcaacatcattaatcattagagaaatgcaagtcaaaactacaatgagatatcatctcactccagtcagaatggccctcatcaaaaaatctagaaacaataaatgctggagagggtgtggagaaaagggaacactgttgcagtgttggtgggaatgtaaattgatacagccactatggagaacagtatggaggttccttaaaaaactaaaaatagaactaccatacgacccagcaatcccactactgagcatataccctgagaaaaccataattcaaaaagagtcatgtaccaaaatgttcattgcagctctatttacaatagccaggacatggaagcaacctaagtgtccatcatcggatgaatggataaagaagatgtggcacatatatacaatggaatattactcagccataaaaagaaatgaaatggaggtatttgtagttgaggtggatggagttagagtctgtcatacagagtgaagtaagtcagaaagagaaaaacaaatacagtatgctaacacatatatatggactctaaggaggaaaaaaaaaaggtcatgaagaacctagtggcaagactggaataaagacacagacctactagagaatggacttgagcatatggggagggggaggggtgagatgtgacagggtgagagagtggcatggacatatatacactaccaaatgtaaaatagatagctagtgggaagcagccgcatagcacagggagatcagctcggtgctatgtgaccacctagaggggtgggatagggagggtgggacggagggagatgcaagagggaagagatatgggaacatatgtatatgtataactgattcactttgttataaagctgaaactaacaaaaaaaataacatatgatGACTTTCTAAGAATTCGAAAGCATAGAAACAAAAAGGCAGGAACAGAAGTCATTCATAAGTCACTAGCTAGAAGCAATCACTATTAACTCCTTGCCTATTTTCTcacattattattactgttataatTAGTGTTAATTACTATTTTACATGACTGAGACTGTGCTAGACctgccaattctttttttttttttcttattttgcttaatacCATATCACGAGCATTTCTCCTTGtgattaaaagctttaaaaaatattttaaaaagcattaaatatTACAACATAATCTTTTAGTGATGGCACACTACTCTTTCAAATACATGTGTCACAATTAATTCAACATCCCCATTATGGCGGACAACTTTAGCTATCACGTTTTGCTGCAAGAAGCATCtttacatatacatttaaaaatatatatacatttttaaatatttttttaaaaattaataaattaatttttggctgcaaaaaaaaaaaaaagatcaaggggTCATACATTTCCCACCCTTGgagcacatgtgcagaaaggctcgtTGAGAGTCTaaagggagggggcaccaccccataatatgtgatgctaaggtcatcccataggcctctgggctgtaatccatcttggaaaaaggTTGCGCATGCAcgttggggagggtcctagggcaggtcaggtgtggaaaaggaaaccagataattggccaaaggtacacaaagacccagaagaactgccctatataaatGACTTAACCTCCTCTTTACTGtgctcctcctcattagggaggacaCCCACGCCCTTTGTCTccaggtgtgcatctctgccttgcttctgtcttaactaaacaaactgtttctctgtgtgctctcccacttgttgttgttgtgctgtgtctctaataataaactttgtacctgtttttacagttttgcctccatgagaaatgcatttttcacaggGGGCAAGAGCCAAGGggtggtggctaggattcctggtttcatccaggctacccaggttcaattcctgggcatgGAATTAAGATCTTGCTTCAcgccaccactcactgctgcctctccaagATTAAATGGACTGTTAGATCTGAGATCTTTAGCTATCCCAAAGATGGAAAATTGTAGATTATTTCACATTTATCTCATTGTGTATGagattgagcaccttttcagaagtttaaaaagCTAATTGTGTTTTTTGTCAACATCCTTTCATGGCATGAACGTCTTAAAAATCACTCAGGCTGCAAATTCCTCCAAATGTTTCCTCATGAGAAGCCCTTAGACATGGACTTTCCGGGTCAGAGTTTTTACTCTTTAAACGTTGTCTTTACATGTTGCCAACTGACGCTCCCTCCACAATGCAGACCCGAACCCGTCTCGCTTCAATCATCATTGGCTTTGGGGCTCATAGGTGGAAATGGCACCTGTAGGTTCTCACAGGTGGAAGCTTGCACCTCTAGGTATGGGGGCGAGGGTACCCTGACCTGCCGGAGTAGCCGGCCCCACCCCGTCACCTTTCGGCCACGCCCTCGGCGCCGCGGTCCCGCCCCCGGCTGTGCGGCCCTGCCCCGTGCCCCGTCCGCCCCGCTGAGTGCCCCGCCCGCCTCGCTGAGTGCCCCGCCTCCACCCCGGAGAGCGGCTCCACCCTCCCGCCTATGTAGCCCGCTCCCAAGGCTGTTCCGCCTTGCTCCCTGGCTGCATGCCCCCGCCCCTCTGCGTATCCTGGCGTCACTCGTCACGTGACGCCCGGCAGTGCCGCGAGGGGTCGGCCGTGGCTCTCGCTCCCGCTGGCAAGGTCTGCGCACGGGTGATTTCCGCCGAATGAAGCGCACTGAGGCGTGATGGCGAGGGGCTAGAGGAAGGCGCAGACAGGCCTGGACGCCGCCTGTAGCTGCCTTCGGCCTCCCGGCCTCTGCGCTCTTTCCTGCGCCGTTGCTAGGCAGCCGCATCTGGGCGCGGGAGGCAGGGCGGGCTAATGCGGAAAGCTAGGGGTGCCGGGGAGGGGCTGTGATTGCAGAGGGTCCGGGTGTCTGGCAGAGGGCTATAGAGCAGTACTGCATCCTGGGCCGCATTGGGGAGGGCGTGCACGGCATCGTCTTCAAGGCCAAGCACGTGGAGGTGagcacccagcccttcctccttcgGTTCCATTGAGATCTACCCGTTGTCCCGACCCACGCTTGGGCTCCTGCCTCCCCGCAGCTTTTCGTGGCGTGCTCCCGCCTCCTTTGCTCTCTTGAGTGGACGGCGTCCAGCAACCAGCGGTGCTTTCTTCGGGCGAGTGACCCCTAGGAGCGTGGCGTGGATGTCTCTGAGCTATTTGCTCAGCGCTGCGCCTGCTGGCCCTGATTTCCCTCCAGCACGGGGTGGGGGGTGCGTCCCACCCCCACGAGGGCCTCAGGCCTCGGCGTTGCATCCCCTTTTCCAGCCGGGGTTGGGCCTGCAGTGTCTGCGTCCTGTCCCAAACAGACTGGAGAGATCGTTGCCCTCAAGAAGGTGGCCCTGCGGGCGGCTGGAGGATGGCATCCCCAACCAGGCCCTGCGGGAGATCAAGGCCTTGCAGGAGATCGAGGACAGTCAGTATGTGAGTGGCGCTGGTGTTCTGAGGTGCTGGTTCCCGCCCTCCTCCACTCACTCCCACTCTGAGGTCCTGCAGTCACTCTGTTCACTCATTTGCTTCCTCACCCCTCACTCACTCCCTTTCTTCTCCACTTGTTCACCCTCATTCACCCAAttacttcactcattcattccctcTCGTTCACTCGCTTATTTCTTCGCGTACTCGTTCGCTCATTCACTAACTTATCCCTTTTTTCTCAAAACACTTGGTGATttctgatgataatgataattgcCACCTATTGAGCTCCTGTTATGTTCTGCATGCCAGGTTAACTGCTTTATGTATATTGTCCTTCTGAGTTTTGTCCTCTGCTCCGCAAGGCACGTTCAGGCTCTCCCTATCTCAGGCCAGGGGAGGAGGCGCAGCCACCAGCTTATGGGTGCTCAGCTTGTTCCGCTTGTCTGTGGAGGCTTTGGCCCAGGTCTGATCGCAGAATCAGGACGGTTTAACATTGGGGCCTCCCATAGACTCTACCCTCTACTGGCTACTGGCAACACAGAAACCAGCCCCTACCCTGCTCTTGAGAACTGAAGTGTGGTAGGGGAGATGGACAAAGGCTACAGCGCCCATCTGGCCTGGTTTGTGCTGtgacaggcctgggaggggctgtgGGCACACGAGGAGAGACACCTCACACACCCAGTTTCATTCTCTTTGTGGTATTCTCTCTTGTCCATGTCCTGAGTAGAGGATGTGCTTAACTTCCTGGGGAGTGACAAGGGTAGGTCCACCCACCTAAGGGTGGGTGATACTCTGACTTGTTTCTTATTCTCTGGAGATGTCCTTGATATATTGGGTGACACAAGCATGTTATAAAACTGTGTCTGTCATCTTGGTtttgtatgaaaatattttgtatatgtatacGAAGACATGTCTGTGTGTGCCATGTCTCTTGTAAAGTCTGGTGGAATAGACTCCTAAGGTTGACTGTAGGTGATaggatttttcttttgctgtttttttcattataattttggGTATTATCTGAATGTATTTGTTTGtcccaatctgtaaaatgagtgtcTACTACcctcaacatcagaaaaacagCAATATGGccattcttgttttttgaggaaagtAAAAGGGCTTTGCTGACAGCTTGTGTGTGGGAGAGGTGGAGGGCCCATAGGAAGCTGGTGATACGGTCCCATGTCCTGTGCATCAGCAGGCCTGAAGAGTCTACCTTCAAAACACTCCAGATCTTACCCTGGCCCAGGCCATCCTCACCTCTCATCAGAACAACTACAGCAGgctcccctgcccccctgcccccccgcccccccgccactGCCTCCACTCCACAGTCAAAAAATGTACATGAAATCATCCACTCCCTGGCTTGAAAAGCTCCAGAGGCTTCTCTTCACTCTGAAAGAACTGTCACCATCTGCTTCCACCCCGCTCCAGCCTCTTTTTTCATTCACAACTTCTTAAGTGTCTCTCCCGTGATAAGCACTGTCTAGGCTCCAGGAGTACAGAACAGAGCAGCCTCCTTCCTGTTCTTGCCTCCGGGCCTTGTGTTTGCTGTCCCCTGGCCCAGAGCTCCTTCCCAGatgccttctcttctttcttcatgAGAATCTTCATCAAAATACCCTATACGTTTGTTGTTTGGTCATTTGTCAGTCATTTGTCCCCTGAGCTCCTTCAAGTCCTTCAGGACCCACCAGCCCTTGCTCCTGTTCACTACTGTGCAGCCTGCCCTTGTGACCTTGTGGGCCCTCAGGAAGTATATGTGACATGTCTCCTGCTCTCCCAGTGCTGGGAGTTGTgatcacctgtgtgtgtgtgtgtttccaggtGATTTTCCAGTTCGTGGGCTGGGTGGGGGACCAGACACTGCCCTAAGTCGCCTTTCTTAGACCTCCTTTTCCCTGAGTGTTTACTGGAGCATTAGAGTAGGGACTTGCCTTCTCCTGGGAGAGGGAAGCAAGAGATCACCAAGCTCCCTGATTCTGAGCTCAGATCTCATGCCACCATCTCTGCCTGCCTGGTCCTCTGTTGGTGCAAGGGCTGAGGGTCCCAGAGAGAGTCTGAGCCATGTGAGTCTGGAGGCTGACGGGATGCCCCGCTTGCAGGTGGTACAGCTGAAGGCCGTGTTCCCGCATGGCGCAGGCTTCGTGCTGGCCTTCGAGTTCATGCTGTCAGATCTGGCTGAGGTGGTGCGCCACGCCCAGAGGCCGCTGACCCAGGTGCAGGTCAAGAGCTACCTGCAGATGCTGCTCAAGGGGGTCGCTTTCTGCCATGCCAACAACATTGTACATCGGGTCAGTTCCAGCATGGGCTGGGGTGGGACTGGGGGGGTGGCTGGGCTGTGCGTAGGCCAGCCCTTGATGAAGGGCATGGTTAGAAAagggacagagggggcagggcctATGGGTaggaggccagggctggggccctGGAGGAGGTCGGGTCTTGCGCTGACCTGGGTGCCCAGCCTGCCAAGCCCTCCTGTCCCGAGGTCCTGTGGGGGCTCTGGAGGAACTGATGCCTCTTTGGGTGCTCTCAGAACCTGAAACCAGCCAACCTGCTTATCAGTGCCTCGGGCCAGCTCAAGATAGCGGACTTTGGCCTGGCCCGGGTCTTTTCCCCAGATGGCAGCCGTCTCTACACGCACCAGGTGGCCACCAGGTAGGGAGGACCAGTTCCCAAGCAGGACCTGGCAATAGACAGGCCCCAACCCTCCTGCTGGGAAGAGATGCTTCTGGACCTTCTGTCCAAACAGTGCTCTTGGGGCTGGTGTGGGGGCCAGGATGACCTTCCGAGGCAGCTTCCTGACAGACCGGTGACCTGGCTGTGACCACCTGCCCTCCTCTCACAGGTGGTACCGAGCCCCTGAGCTCCTGTATGGTGCCCGCCAGTATGATCAGGGTGTCGACCTGTGGTGAGACTCCTATGGGCTGGGCCAGGGGGAGTGTGGGTCGTTGGGTCACCTTTTCCTCCTGGGCATTGAGGTCTCTAAGCCATTTGGGGGTTTTCCTGCTGTGAGCTCTAGGTTGCCATGGGGGTGTCTCCCCTGGTTAGAGTATCTctgaggagtttgggatcagtGTTCCTCCCCATGACAGTTTTGAGCTGGGAGGGGTCAAGTGGGATCAGAGTGGTTGTCCCAGTAGGAAGCTTCTGGGCTGAGGTCGGGGAGGTGGTCCGAGGCATGGGGCGTCTAAGCTGCTATGCAGGGGGTGATATCCCAGGACGCAATGTTCCTGAGCTATCTAGAGGCCTGGGTCCCTGGATATGAAGGCCCTGAACCTTTATTTGGGGTAGGATGGTTTGTATATGCCTAAGAGTCTGAGATTTGGGGGCCGTTTTGGAGTCTGCCCCAGAATGGGAGGAGGTGGCAGTGTGTCCCAGAAtgtgaggctctgagaagtctcAGAACTGTTGAGGGGTTGATGTGTGTTCCAGAGTTGAGGCCTGAGAGCTGTTTAGAGAGGGGGATATGCTCCGTGTTCTAGGCTTGAAGTCTTTGACTGTTTGGGGATCTGTATCCTTAGCTATGAAGCCTGAAGGCTACTTTGTGGGTATCTTGACCACAGTGTGAGGTGTGGGTGCTGGTGTGGGGAGATCTGTTTCCATGGTGTGAGATCTCTGAGTTGTTTGGGTTCTGTATCTGCAGGGCTGTGGGCTGCATCCTGGGGGAGCGGTTGAACGGGTCCCCCCCTTTTCCCAGGGGAGAATGACATTGAACAGCTTTGCTGTGTGCTTCGAATCTTGGGcaccccctgtcctcaagtctgGCCGGTTTGCAGGGGCCtacagtggggaggggtgggggcgggtGGCTTCTATTACCCCAATAGCTAGTGACTCCCCTGCCCCGCACCTTCTCTCTCGTGGCCCCATGCCTCCTTGACTTCCCGGACCTCGGTCCTGGCCCAGCGTGGGGtctcctccacccctgccctgctGGAGGTACGAGGGCCAGGGCCCAAGCCCTATCCCTTCCCACCCGTCCCCAGCACACACGCATCCAAACTGAGCTGGGCATGGAGCAGGCGCCTGAGATGTGGAGGAAGGACTGAAGGACTGAGTGAGCACGTGATGTCATGAGTGACGTGTGAGCAGGGGTGCATGGATGGGGGAGTGATGAGTGAATGGGAGCAGGTAGGTGACAGGGAGCGAGAACTGACACCTAACAGGGCTGGCGGGGTGGATGCCGGCCCTGATGGACCCCCTTCTCCTCCAGGAGATCAAGGACCTGCCTGACTACAACAAGATCTCCTTCAAGGAGCAGGCTCCCGTGCCCCTGGAGGAGGTGCTGCCCTATGCCTCTCCCCAGGCCTTGGACCTGCTGGGGCATTTCCTCCTCTACCCTCCACGCCAGCGCATTGCAGCCTCCCAGGTAGGGTGACACCCGTTGCCCTGACCCTCCTTGTCCGTGTCCTTTTGACCAGGCAGGTTGAGATTCTCAGAAGCTGTGATGGGCTGGGACCAGAACCCCTGGAGCCAGGGGTAGGAGGGTGCAGGGCAGGTGTGCCTCTCCTGAGTGGACCCTAGAGCGGACCCTAGAGGGCAGGTGGCCAGGGTGGCCCATTAGAAGGGCATGCACACCTCGCAGAAGAGCGAGTCTTGGGTTATTGGTGACTCGCTTCTTCGTcccttcattccttcaacaagaATTTACTAGCATCTGGCACGTGCTGAGCATTGTCCTGGACCCGGATCCAGAGTGAACAGACGTGGCTTGTGCCTGCGGGGTCTCCACCCTGTGGTGAGGCAGGGCCGTCAGTCTGTGGGAGCTGAGGGGAGGGATGTTGGGACTGACTTTGGGGTCAtgcaaggcttcctggagaagggcaGGTTTAAGCATGGGGAGCTgttttcccaagagaaatgatGAGCAGAGGCCTGGAGAGGAGGACCCAGGAGGGGTGGGTCGTGGCTggaaggcaggggaggaggggaggaccaTGGGCTGATGGCCGATGGTGTGAGGGCCTCTGTCGGGTGTATCTGTCCATCTGGCCTCATGgcagcctcccctccctgccctcggcACTAGCAGTGTGTGTTTACACATGCCCCTGGCGAGCTCCCATGTCAGCAGCGCCTTCAGAGTGTACTGAGGCCAACTGACCACCTCTCAGCCCCCTGCTGCTGCCCCCATTCTAAGCGGCTCCCCCCCATTGCCTCCCAGAATCTGCTTCTCCTGCCCATTTAGTCTTTCCTCCACGTGGCACAGAGAGGGACCTTGTCCAGGTAGGCTGTCGCATCCTCGCCTGCAGGGCCCTCCTGGGGCTCCCTCAGAGGAGAAGCCAGGTCCTAGTGGCCCACAGCCATCACACATTTGGGGCCATCACCTCTGTGACTCTGCCAGCTCCCATTCCCCTTGCTCACTCCCCTCGGGCCCCAGGGCTTCTCCATGTCCTGGGGGTCTGTGCATTTCTGTCCCTAGGCCTCACTCATTCACCTTTCAGGTCTCTGCTTGAGCGCCACCTCCCAGGGGCCTCCCTTCACCATTCTTCAGGCCTGCAGCCCCTCCAGTATTCCTCATCCCCCCCTCatcctttctctttcccacagCACTAATCATTTGATGCACTGTTTGTCTTACTTCTTTATCGTGTTTATTACCCCCACCCCTCACTATGTGGAAAACTTGAAGGCAGAGCTCTTTGTTCTGTGTACCGCTGCATCTCCTGTCTCTGGAGCAGTGCGCAAACAGGGAGCACTCCGAGGTGTTGGAGTCACCTGAACGATGAGCAGATGAAGGAAACATCCTCTCCAGGGCAATGTTCACGTCTCCTCCTCGGAGGGAAGTGGCTGAAGCTGGGACGGGGAGGTGACCAGTTTCCTTTTGCTGCCCCTCACTTGCTACCCTCAGGCCCTCCTGCACCAGTACTTCTTCACAGctcccctgcctgcccacccctcGGAGCTGCCGATTCCTCAGCGCCCAGGGGGACCTGCCCTCAAGGCCCCCCCAGGACCCCCTCACGTCCATGACCTCCACGTGGACCGGCCTCTCGAGGAGTCGCTGTTGAACCCGGAGCTGATTCGGCCCTTCATCCTGGAGGGCTGAGACGTTGGGCCTGGCCCCACCGGCGTgtcccccacttccctccccagGACAAGCCAGGCCTCTTGTTCTTCTGCTCCGGCCTGATTCGACCACAGTGGTCCTGCTCCTGGCCAGGCCATCCAGCCTCAGCAGAGGGGACCCTCGGCCTGTGCTGTCGGCCTCCCATCTGTTGCTGGTAACAGATCCATCCGAAGGAGGCAGTGAGTTCCGCTGCCATGCCTGCCATGGGGCTGGTTCTCTAGTTGCTGCCTTCCTGGTCAGGGACAGTCCTGGTAGAGCCATTTGGGGGAGCGCTGAGTGTAGGATGTC
The window above is part of the Eubalaena glacialis isolate mEubGla1 chromosome 9, mEubGla1.1.hap2.+ XY, whole genome shotgun sequence genome. Proteins encoded here:
- the LOC133097381 gene encoding LOW QUALITY PROTEIN: cyclin-dependent kinase 20-like (The sequence of the model RefSeq protein was modified relative to this genomic sequence to represent the inferred CDS: deleted 2 bases in 2 codons), with translation CRGGAVIAEGPGVWQRAIEQYCILGRIGEGVHGIVFKAKHVETGEIVALKKVALRRLEDGIPNQALREIKALQEIEDSQYVVQLKAVFPHGAGFVLAFEFMLSDLAEVVRHAQRPLTQVQVKSYLQMLLKGVAFCHANNIVHRNLKPANLLISASGQLKIADFGLARVFSPDGSRLYTHQVATRWYRAPELLYGARQYDQGVDLWAVGCILGERLNGSPLFPGENDIEQLCCVLRILGTPCPQVWPEIKDLPDYNKISFKEQAPVPLEEVLPYASPQALDLLGHFLLYPPRQRIAASQALLHQYFFTAPLPAHPSELPIPQRPGGPALKAPPGPPHVHDLHVDRPLEESLLNPELIRPFILEG